Proteins found in one Streptomyces sp. CB09001 genomic segment:
- a CDS encoding CHAD domain-containing protein → MGYLRAQATEFLRALRRHRESGPGAGPGTATGPGAGTATGANGAFGEPGRAAPPADDVDAARALRRAARRISGTLHTFQPLLDAGWAEEMRPELAWLSGTLALEHAYASRLERLLQALHRLSGSTAFPAPRPVGRATATTTAVPPAAPTAHPASANRGNLTVGAAKAGALLDRQLTLARTRAHSTALQALGSSRFHAVADKVALLASEVPLSNAGRRAASAAAPGIAPVDLRPLAAAAQERLTDAVAALPLVTAGSPYNAEALVHGLSPDPAPHPQDTPWHQVRLLLRLHRYALEALTGADTGTANANADADADADADSVDVRLLAAGEALDRHRDASEAAAAAAQAARTPRIAPATAYALGVLHADQRHEVEAARYAFQHSWRKEPIRLS, encoded by the coding sequence GTGGGTTACCTGCGCGCCCAGGCCACCGAGTTCCTGCGCGCCCTGCGCCGCCACCGGGAGTCGGGGCCGGGCGCGGGCCCGGGAACGGCCACCGGCCCGGGGGCGGGAACGGCGACCGGTGCGAACGGCGCCTTCGGCGAACCGGGCCGGGCGGCCCCGCCCGCGGACGACGTGGACGCGGCCCGCGCCCTGCGCCGCGCGGCCCGCCGCATCAGCGGCACCCTGCACACCTTCCAGCCGCTGCTGGACGCCGGCTGGGCGGAGGAGATGCGCCCCGAGCTGGCCTGGCTGTCCGGCACGCTGGCCCTGGAGCACGCGTACGCGTCGCGTCTGGAGCGCCTGCTCCAGGCCCTGCACCGGCTCTCCGGTTCGACGGCGTTCCCGGCCCCGCGCCCGGTGGGCCGGGCCACCGCCACCACCACGGCCGTGCCGCCCGCCGCACCCACCGCCCACCCGGCGTCCGCGAACCGCGGCAACCTCACGGTGGGCGCGGCCAAGGCGGGCGCGCTGCTCGACCGGCAGCTGACCCTGGCCCGCACCCGGGCGCACTCCACCGCCCTCCAGGCCCTGGGCAGCAGCCGTTTCCACGCCGTCGCCGACAAGGTCGCCTTACTGGCGAGCGAAGTCCCCCTGAGCAACGCCGGGCGCAGGGCCGCTTCCGCCGCCGCCCCCGGCATCGCGCCCGTCGACCTCCGCCCGCTGGCCGCCGCCGCGCAGGAGCGCCTCACGGACGCCGTGGCCGCCCTCCCGCTGGTCACCGCGGGCAGTCCGTACAACGCCGAGGCGCTGGTCCACGGGCTCTCCCCGGACCCCGCCCCGCACCCCCAGGACACCCCGTGGCACCAGGTCCGCCTGCTGCTGCGCCTGCACCGCTACGCCCTGGAGGCGCTGACCGGCGCGGACACCGGGACCGCCAACGCCAACGCCGACGCCGACGCCGACGCCGACGCCGACTCGGTGGACGTACGCCTTCTCGCGGCCGGTGAGGCCCTCGACCGGCACCGCGACGCCTCCGAGGCCGCGGCGGCCGCCGCCCAGGCCGCACGTACCCCGCGCATCGCCCCGGCCACGGCGTACGCGCTCGGCGTGCTCCACGCCGACCAGCGGCATGAGGTGGAGGCCGCGCGGTACGCGTTCCAGCACAGCTGGCGCAAGGAACCGATCAGGCTGTCGTAG
- a CDS encoding RNA degradosome polyphosphate kinase, with protein sequence MRQPNTQAEVQHTQPSVGSIAAHRPDTVAATVSGLEPDIDADLDAYEESEESQDGGARLPQGRFLDRERSWLAFNERVLELAEDPGTPLLERANFLAIFASNLDEFFMVRVAGLKRRIATGVATRSASGLQPREVLDMIWARSRELMARHAACFHEDVAPALAEEGIHLVRWSELAEKEQARLFTLFRHRIFPVLTPLAVDPAHPFPYISGLSLNLAVVVRNPVTGHRHFARVKVPPLLSRFLEASPGRYVPVEDVIAAHLEELFPGMEVLEHHTFRLTRNEDLEVEEDDAENLLQALEKELMRRRLGPPVRLEVEESVDREVLDLLVRELKIGEAEVYPLPGPLDLTGLFRIHSIDRPELKYPKFVAGTHRDLAEVESASAPDIFAALRTKDVLLHHPYDSFSTSVQAFLEQAAADPDVLAIKQTLYRTSGDSPIVDALIEAAESGKQVLVLVEIKARFDESANIKWARKLEESGCHVVYGLVGLKTHCKLSLVVRQEGETLRRYSHVGTGNYHPKTARLYEDLGLLTSDPQVGADLSDLFNRLSGYSRRETYRRLLVAPKSLRDGLVSRIHKEIQHHRAGRPAHVRIKVNSMVDEAVVDACYRASQAGVPVDVWVRGICALRPGVPGLSENIRVRSVLGRFLEHSRVFAFGNGGEPEVWLGSADMMHRNLDRRIEALVRVSDPAHRAALNRLLENGMSDGTASWHLGPDGEWTRHATDADGQPLRNIQEMLIDARRRRRGTATP encoded by the coding sequence ATGAGGCAGCCGAACACTCAGGCCGAGGTCCAGCACACGCAGCCCTCCGTGGGTTCCATCGCGGCGCACCGCCCGGACACCGTGGCCGCCACGGTCTCCGGACTGGAGCCGGACATCGACGCCGACCTCGACGCGTACGAGGAGTCGGAGGAGTCCCAGGACGGCGGCGCCCGGCTCCCGCAGGGCCGCTTCCTGGACCGCGAGCGCAGCTGGCTCGCGTTCAACGAACGCGTGCTCGAACTCGCCGAGGACCCGGGCACCCCCCTCCTGGAGCGGGCCAACTTCCTCGCGATCTTCGCCAGCAACCTGGACGAGTTCTTCATGGTCCGCGTCGCCGGCCTCAAGCGCCGCATCGCGACCGGCGTCGCCACCCGCTCCGCCTCCGGCCTCCAGCCCCGTGAGGTGCTGGACATGATCTGGGCCCGCTCCCGTGAGCTGATGGCCCGGCACGCCGCCTGCTTCCACGAGGACGTCGCCCCGGCGCTCGCCGAGGAGGGCATCCACCTGGTCCGCTGGAGCGAGCTGGCCGAGAAGGAGCAGGCCCGCCTGTTCACCCTCTTCCGGCACCGGATCTTCCCGGTCCTGACCCCCCTCGCGGTCGACCCGGCCCACCCCTTCCCCTACATCTCGGGCCTCTCCCTCAACCTCGCGGTCGTGGTCCGCAACCCCGTCACCGGCCACCGCCACTTCGCCCGCGTCAAGGTCCCCCCGCTGCTCTCCCGCTTCCTGGAGGCCTCCCCGGGCCGCTACGTCCCCGTCGAGGACGTCATCGCCGCCCACCTGGAGGAGCTGTTCCCGGGCATGGAGGTCCTGGAGCACCACACCTTCCGCCTCACCCGCAACGAGGACCTGGAGGTGGAGGAGGACGACGCCGAGAACCTGCTCCAGGCCCTGGAGAAGGAGCTGATGCGGCGGCGCCTCGGCCCGCCCGTCCGCCTGGAGGTCGAGGAGTCGGTCGACCGCGAGGTCCTCGACCTCCTCGTGCGCGAGCTGAAGATCGGCGAGGCCGAGGTCTACCCGCTGCCCGGCCCCCTCGACCTCACCGGCCTCTTCCGCATCCACAGCATCGACCGGCCCGAGCTGAAGTACCCGAAGTTCGTCGCCGGCACCCACCGCGACCTGGCCGAGGTCGAGTCGGCCTCCGCGCCGGACATCTTCGCCGCCCTGCGCACCAAGGACGTGCTGCTCCACCACCCGTACGACTCCTTCTCCACCTCCGTGCAGGCGTTCCTGGAGCAGGCCGCCGCCGACCCGGACGTCCTGGCGATCAAGCAGACGCTGTACCGGACGTCCGGCGACTCCCCCATAGTCGACGCGCTCATCGAGGCCGCCGAGTCCGGTAAGCAGGTCCTCGTCCTGGTGGAGATCAAGGCCCGCTTCGACGAGTCCGCCAACATCAAGTGGGCCCGCAAGCTGGAGGAGTCCGGCTGCCACGTCGTCTACGGCCTGGTGGGCCTGAAGACCCACTGCAAGCTCTCCCTGGTCGTACGGCAGGAGGGCGAGACCCTGCGCCGCTACAGCCACGTCGGCACCGGCAACTACCACCCGAAGACGGCCCGCCTCTACGAGGACCTGGGCCTGCTCACCTCGGACCCGCAGGTCGGCGCGGACCTCTCCGACCTGTTCAACCGCCTCTCCGGCTACTCCCGGCGCGAGACCTACCGCCGCCTCCTCGTCGCGCCCAAGTCGCTCCGCGACGGACTCGTCTCCCGCATCCACAAGGAGATCCAGCACCACCGCGCCGGGCGCCCCGCCCACGTCCGCATCAAGGTCAACTCGATGGTCGACGAGGCCGTGGTCGACGCCTGCTACCGCGCGTCCCAGGCGGGGGTGCCGGTCGACGTGTGGGTGCGCGGCATCTGCGCGCTGCGCCCGGGCGTGCCCGGCCTGTCGGAGAACATCCGGGTCCGCTCCGTCCTCGGCCGCTTCCTTGAGCACTCGCGGGTCTTCGCCTTCGGCAACGGCGGGGAGCCCGAGGTGTGGCTCGGCAGCGCCGACATGATGCACCGCAACCTCGACCGCCGGATAGAGGCCCTGGTCCGGGTGAGCGACCCGGCCCACCGGGCGGCCCTGAACCGGCTCCTCGAGAACGGCATGTCCGACGGCACCGCCTCCTGGCACCTCGGCCCGGACGGCGAGTGGACCCGGCACGCGACCGACGCGGACGGCCAGCCCCTGCGCAACATCCAGGAGATGCTCATAGACGCCCGGAGGCGCCGGCGTGGCACAGCGACACCTTGA
- a CDS encoding RNA polymerase sigma factor gives MSETRSDGELLRAVAADADRRAFEELYRRYAPWLTARMRGRCADAAVVDDVVQETFLAVWRGSARYREEGDVAGWLWRIGSRRLIDALRGEGARGRLRQALGRLRHRDEVSAEERVLAGVEHGDLAGALIRLSPELRAVLQATVVDGLTTREAAVLLGIPPGTVKTRAMRARRQLREALA, from the coding sequence GTGAGCGAAACGAGAAGCGACGGGGAGCTGCTGCGGGCCGTCGCGGCGGATGCCGACCGGCGCGCCTTCGAGGAGCTGTACCGCCGGTACGCCCCCTGGCTGACCGCCCGCATGCGCGGCCGCTGCGCCGACGCCGCGGTGGTCGACGACGTCGTGCAGGAGACCTTCCTCGCGGTGTGGCGCGGCAGCGCGCGCTACCGGGAGGAAGGAGACGTGGCGGGGTGGCTGTGGCGGATCGGGTCGCGGCGGCTGATCGACGCGCTGCGCGGCGAGGGGGCGCGCGGTCGGCTGCGGCAGGCGCTGGGTCGGCTGCGGCACCGGGACGAGGTCTCGGCGGAGGAGCGCGTCCTGGCCGGGGTCGAGCACGGCGACCTCGCCGGCGCCCTCATACGGCTCTCACCGGAGCTGCGCGCGGTGCTCCAGGCCACCGTCGTCGACGGGCTGACCACCCGTGAGGCGGCCGTCCTGCTCGGCATCCCGCCGGGCACGGTCAAGACGCGGGCGATGCGGGCCCGCCGGCAGCTGAGGGAGGCGCTGGCATGA
- a CDS encoding zf-HC2 domain-containing protein, producing MRIEESRPRDAWHVDEDDLRAYARGDLAAPALWSTDAHLTACATCRGVLAEVSDAAALDAGWARLDAELDAPRPGWFERLLVRCGAGDGTARLLAATPILRRSWFGALAAVLLVTFLVAVTAGAAGRPTLFLVCAPLLPLVSVALAYGPTLDPTHEMAVVSPMHGFRLLMIRTVAVLVVALGVGGLASLALPGFGPAALAWLLPGLALTATGLALTPRLGPVLAPSVLVFAWAAVLLAADAARASTEGPLAPFTAAGQGVSGLVAVLGAGLLFLFRDRFDVSARGVA from the coding sequence ATGAGGATCGAGGAAAGCCGTCCCCGGGACGCCTGGCACGTGGACGAGGACGACCTGCGGGCCTACGCCCGGGGAGACCTCGCGGCGCCCGCGCTCTGGTCCACCGACGCCCATCTGACCGCCTGCGCCACCTGCCGGGGCGTCCTCGCGGAGGTGAGCGACGCCGCCGCGCTGGACGCGGGGTGGGCACGGCTCGACGCCGAGCTGGACGCGCCCCGGCCGGGGTGGTTCGAACGGCTGCTGGTGCGGTGCGGCGCGGGCGACGGCACCGCGCGACTGCTCGCGGCCACCCCCATACTGCGCCGGTCCTGGTTCGGCGCCCTCGCCGCCGTGCTGCTCGTGACCTTCCTCGTGGCCGTCACGGCCGGTGCCGCCGGCCGGCCCACGCTGTTCCTGGTCTGTGCCCCGCTGCTGCCGCTGGTCTCGGTGGCGCTCGCCTACGGGCCGACGCTGGACCCCACGCACGAGATGGCCGTCGTCTCGCCCATGCACGGCTTCCGGCTGCTGATGATCCGTACCGTCGCCGTGCTCGTGGTGGCGCTCGGGGTGGGCGGCCTGGCCAGCCTCGCGCTCCCGGGCTTCGGACCGGCCGCCCTGGCCTGGCTGCTGCCCGGACTCGCCCTCACCGCGACCGGGCTCGCGCTGACGCCCCGGCTGGGTCCCGTGCTCGCGCCGTCCGTGCTCGTGTTCGCCTGGGCGGCGGTGCTGCTGGCCGCGGACGCGGCCCGCGCGTCCACGGAGGGCCCGCTGGCGCCGTTCACCGCGGCCGGGCAGGGCGTGTCCGGGCTCGTGGCGGTCCTGGGCGCCGGGCTGCTGTTCCTCTTCCGCGACCGGTTCGACGTCTCCGCGCGCGGCGTCGCATGA
- a CDS encoding ABC transporter ATP-binding protein: MTPTVSASGLSLHYGRTRALDDVSLRLTPGVTGLLGPNGAGKTTLLRVLATAVPADRGAFTVLGHAPGSARGRQEVRRRLGYLPQAPGFHPDFTAFEFVDYVAILKELADRRERHREVRRVLEEVDLGDVRGRRIKKLSGGMRQRVALAAALVGDPGFLVLDEPTVGLDPEQRMRFRELIAGAGEGRTVLLSTHQTEDVAMLCHRVIVMAAGAVRFDGTPAELTARAAGRVWSSAEKDPGAKAGWRTGTGSFRNVGDPPPGAEPAEPTLEDGYLLVLDGAGRTGTAGTEVAA; this comes from the coding sequence ATGACCCCCACCGTTTCCGCCTCCGGGCTGAGCCTGCACTACGGGCGCACCCGCGCCCTCGACGACGTGTCGCTGCGGCTGACCCCGGGCGTCACCGGGCTGCTCGGGCCCAACGGCGCCGGGAAGACCACGCTGCTGCGCGTGCTCGCCACCGCCGTGCCCGCCGACCGGGGGGCCTTCACCGTCCTCGGGCACGCCCCCGGGAGCGCGCGCGGCCGGCAGGAGGTGCGGCGGCGGCTCGGCTATCTGCCGCAGGCGCCCGGTTTCCACCCGGACTTCACCGCCTTCGAGTTCGTCGACTACGTGGCGATCCTCAAGGAGCTGGCGGACCGCCGGGAGCGGCACCGTGAGGTACGGCGCGTACTGGAGGAGGTCGACCTCGGGGACGTGCGCGGCCGCCGGATCAAGAAGCTGTCCGGGGGCATGCGGCAGCGGGTCGCGCTCGCCGCGGCGCTGGTGGGCGACCCGGGGTTCCTGGTGCTGGACGAGCCGACCGTCGGCCTCGACCCCGAGCAGCGGATGCGGTTCAGGGAGCTGATCGCCGGGGCCGGGGAGGGGCGGACGGTGCTGCTGTCCACCCACCAGACCGAGGACGTGGCGATGCTCTGCCACCGGGTGATCGTCATGGCGGCCGGGGCGGTGCGCTTCGACGGGACTCCGGCCGAGCTGACCGCGCGGGCCGCCGGACGGGTGTGGAGCAGCGCGGAGAAGGACCCCGGCGCCAAGGCTGGCTGGCGCACCGGCACCGGCTCCTTCCGGAACGTGGGGGACCCGCCCCCGGGCGCCGAGCCCGCCGAACCCACCCTGGAGGACGGTTACCTCCTCGTCCTCGACGGCGCGGGCAGGACCGGCACGGCCGGCACGGAGGTGGCCGCGTGA
- a CDS encoding ABC transporter permease, with protein MSAVLTEEAVPARAPAQDGPDRGTRAVLALARFEARRLLLSIPVLIAFAAYVAWIVWRTRTSWDGSPALQDVDRETQSMPMLVGLAVLLCAARAVIRSERHGTEHHFSVLVLPPWRRTAAHALSVVPAALLTALCVAGQFTWEALKPGAIGHGSPAELAVGPLTVLVFGTLGVLLGRLVRSALAAPLLVVVLLFVFVLGTGSSEEGGLSWLAPVVSVTGPDTLPSDLLGRPAAWHALYLAGAALCVAFLAMAVAGGRGIFVRAGLALGLAGAVTGGVLQAGGVTPSPELTAARERASVRPELTCSEHGRSRYCAFPEWAPRTGTWAAVVDHVQSLAGGSAHDRPLVVRQRIDARYGLGTDTAIPASTEPHRVTVGTAWGGNRVPEFSSAVAAVLVAGTEEAGGELCDGRMVTVMWLSLSWQDDPMDALRRVRLDDSVTGSAIVLSPTNPLSMTEGQTDVVRRLLEDPPTGTGARVKEHWAELTAPGVTTARVAELLGVAGPEKADSCED; from the coding sequence GTGAGCGCCGTACTGACGGAGGAAGCCGTGCCCGCGCGGGCGCCGGCCCAGGACGGGCCCGACCGTGGGACGCGGGCCGTGCTGGCCCTGGCCCGGTTCGAGGCCCGCAGGCTGCTGCTGAGCATCCCCGTCCTCATCGCCTTCGCGGCCTACGTCGCGTGGATCGTGTGGCGCACGAGGACTTCCTGGGACGGCAGCCCCGCCCTCCAGGACGTCGACCGCGAGACCCAGTCCATGCCGATGCTCGTCGGCCTCGCCGTCCTGCTGTGTGCCGCCCGCGCGGTCATACGCTCCGAACGGCACGGCACCGAGCACCACTTCTCGGTGCTGGTCCTGCCGCCCTGGCGCCGTACGGCAGCCCACGCGCTGTCCGTCGTGCCGGCCGCTCTGCTCACCGCCCTCTGCGTGGCCGGGCAGTTCACCTGGGAGGCGCTCAAGCCGGGCGCGATCGGGCACGGTTCACCGGCCGAGCTGGCCGTGGGACCGCTGACGGTGCTGGTGTTCGGGACGCTCGGGGTGCTCCTCGGCCGACTGGTGCGGTCGGCGCTCGCCGCGCCCCTGCTGGTGGTCGTCCTGCTGTTCGTCTTCGTCCTCGGCACCGGGTCGAGCGAGGAGGGCGGGCTGTCCTGGCTGGCCCCGGTCGTCTCCGTGACCGGCCCGGACACCCTGCCCTCCGATCTGCTGGGGCGGCCCGCCGCCTGGCACGCCCTGTACCTGGCGGGCGCCGCCCTGTGCGTGGCCTTCCTCGCCATGGCCGTCGCCGGCGGGCGCGGCATCTTCGTCCGGGCGGGCCTCGCCCTGGGTCTGGCGGGGGCGGTGACGGGCGGGGTGCTCCAGGCCGGAGGCGTGACACCGTCGCCGGAGCTGACCGCGGCCCGTGAGCGTGCCTCGGTGCGCCCCGAGCTGACCTGCTCCGAGCACGGCCGGTCGAGGTACTGCGCCTTCCCCGAGTGGGCGCCGCGCACCGGCACCTGGGCCGCGGTCGTGGACCACGTCCAGTCCCTGGCCGGCGGCTCCGCGCACGACCGGCCCCTCGTCGTACGGCAGCGGATCGACGCCCGCTACGGGCTGGGCACCGACACCGCGATCCCCGCGTCGACCGAGCCGCACCGGGTCACCGTGGGTACCGCCTGGGGCGGCAACCGGGTCCCCGAGTTCTCCAGTGCCGTCGCCGCCGTCCTGGTCGCGGGCACGGAGGAGGCCGGGGGCGAGTTGTGCGACGGGCGGATGGTCACCGTCATGTGGCTCTCGCTCAGCTGGCAGGACGACCCGATGGACGCGCTGCGCCGGGTCCGCCTCGACGACAGTGTGACGGGCTCCGCGATCGTCCTGTCGCCCACCAATCCGCTGTCCATGACGGAGGGCCAGACGGACGTCGTACGCCGCTTGCTGGAGGACCCGCCCACCGGGACCGGGGCCCGGGTCAAGGAGCACTGGGCCGAACTGACCGCACCGGGTGTCACGACCGCCCGCGTCGCCGAACTGCTCGGCGTGGCCGGGCCGGAGAAGGCGGACTCGTGCGAGGACTGA